A genomic window from Planococcus rifietoensis includes:
- a CDS encoding universal stress protein, producing MYQHVLVAIDGSDHSKRAAQHAIQLVEGTPQAQVTIICAVDYGKSERESNRGLTSEQIAEAARDYLAPFEDIFHQAGVRVKSVIVHGAPGPAIVSHANEHPYDIVIIGSRGLNPVQEFVLGSVSHKVAKRVKVPVLVIK from the coding sequence ATGTACCAACACGTATTGGTCGCCATTGATGGATCTGATCACTCAAAACGCGCCGCACAACATGCGATTCAACTCGTTGAAGGCACGCCTCAGGCACAAGTGACCATTATCTGTGCCGTCGATTACGGAAAGTCCGAAAGGGAAAGCAATCGAGGGCTCACAAGCGAGCAAATAGCCGAAGCCGCCCGCGACTATCTTGCGCCCTTCGAAGATATCTTCCACCAGGCAGGCGTCCGCGTGAAAAGCGTTATTGTCCACGGTGCACCCGGACCAGCCATCGTCTCCCACGCGAACGAACATCCATACGATATCGTCATCATCGGCAGCCGCGGCTTGAATCCTGTTCAGGAATTTGTGCTCGGCAGCGTCAGCCATAAAGTGGCAAAACGCGTCAAAGTGCCGGTATTGGTCATCAAGTAA